Sequence from the uncultured Bacteroides sp. genome:
TAGTGGTGCTTTTACTAAGTTAAGAAACAATATGGTTCTGTTTCTTTTGAAATATATTTAATTAATAATTATAAAACCGACTTAGCTTTGCGGGCTAAAAATCGAACAATGAATAAATCTGCAAACTACAAATTTACCATTGTTGTTCCTGTATATAATGAGGAAGACAATATTTATGCTTTAGAGAAAAAACTAGGAGAATTTCTTCCTGTATCTATTTACCCAGCCTGCGTGCTATTTGTTAATGACGGATCAAAAGATGACAGTAAGAACCGTCTGATTGAAATCTGTAACAGAAATGAGCACTTTTATTACATGGATTTAAGTCGTAACTCAGGACTAAGTGCAGCTATGAAAGCTGGAATTGATGCTGCATATTCAGAATATGTGGGCTACATGGATGCTGATTTGCAAACTACTCCTGACGATTTTAACTTGTTGCTTGAACATATTAAGGAAAATGAGATGGTAATGGGAATCAGAGCTAACCGCAAGGACTCTTTTTTCAAAAACTTTCAATCTAAAATAGCAAATGGTTTCCGTAATATGATGACTCATGACGGAGTTTCAGATACAGGATGTCCACTAAAAGTTTTACGT
This genomic interval carries:
- a CDS encoding glycosyltransferase family 2 protein → MNKSANYKFTIVVPVYNEEDNIYALEKKLGEFLPVSIYPACVLFVNDGSKDDSKNRLIEICNRNEHFYYMDLSRNSGLSAAMKAGIDAAYSEYVGYMDADLQTTPDDFNLLLEHIKENEMVMGIRANRKDSFFKNFQSKIANGFRNMMTHDGVSDTGCPLKVLRTDYAKRVPFFTGMHRFLPALIQLQNGKVMQIPVRHFPRVAGVSKYNLWNRLVSPFIDCFAYRWMKKRYINYSIGDNNL